The following coding sequences are from one Bradyrhizobium sp. 200 window:
- the nifN gene encoding nitrogenase iron-molybdenum cofactor biosynthesis protein NifN: MAIVTAPKKACAVNPLKVSQPIGGAFAFLGLRGAMPILHGSQGCTSFGLTLFVRHFKEAVPLQTTAMSEVTTVLGGYENVEQSILNIYNRTKPEIIGICSTGVTETNGDDVNAYIKLIRDRHPQLAKFPLVYVSTPDFKDAFQDGWEKTVARMVEVLVEAPAVETERDPAQVNVLPGCHLTPGDLDELRTILEDFGLKPSFLPNLAGSLDGHIPDEFTPTTIGGIGVDEVVSMGRAGWTIAIGAQMRRAAENMQAKAGVPFRLFERLCGLIPNDQFIAFLSEISERPIPSKYRRQRGQLADAMLDAHFHIAGRRLAIGAEPDLLFDVSSMLHEMGAQVTAAVTTTQSPVLERVKTNEVLIGDLEDLEELAKARACDLLITHSHGRQAAARLNIPFYRAGFPMFDRIGAGHQLSVGYRGTRDLIFDIANLIIADREENHQPTPDTWRSRTPACRSGLHSFIDATESSIA; the protein is encoded by the coding sequence ATGGCCATCGTCACCGCGCCGAAGAAGGCCTGTGCGGTCAACCCGCTGAAGGTGAGCCAGCCGATCGGCGGCGCATTTGCCTTCTTAGGGCTGCGTGGGGCGATGCCGATTCTGCACGGTTCGCAGGGCTGCACATCCTTCGGGCTCACACTGTTCGTGCGGCATTTCAAGGAGGCGGTGCCGCTGCAGACCACTGCGATGAGCGAGGTGACGACCGTGCTCGGCGGCTATGAAAATGTCGAGCAGTCTATACTCAACATCTACAACCGGACCAAGCCGGAGATCATCGGGATCTGCTCGACCGGGGTGACCGAAACGAATGGCGATGATGTCAACGCCTACATCAAGCTGATTCGCGACAGGCATCCGCAGCTCGCCAAGTTTCCTCTGGTCTATGTCTCGACGCCCGATTTCAAGGACGCGTTCCAAGACGGTTGGGAGAAGACAGTGGCTCGCATGGTCGAGGTGCTGGTGGAGGCGCCGGCGGTCGAGACTGAGCGCGATCCAGCGCAAGTGAATGTCCTGCCCGGATGTCACCTAACGCCGGGTGATCTCGACGAACTCAGGACCATTTTGGAGGATTTCGGCCTCAAGCCATCCTTCCTGCCTAATCTGGCGGGATCGCTGGACGGTCATATCCCCGACGAGTTCACACCGACGACCATCGGCGGCATCGGGGTCGACGAAGTCGTGAGCATGGGCCGGGCCGGCTGGACCATTGCCATCGGTGCGCAGATGCGGCGGGCAGCGGAAAACATGCAGGCCAAGGCGGGGGTGCCGTTCCGCCTGTTCGAGCGGCTTTGCGGACTTATCCCCAACGATCAATTCATCGCGTTCCTGAGCGAGATCAGCGAACGCCCGATACCATCAAAATACCGGCGGCAGCGAGGCCAGCTCGCCGATGCCATGCTCGATGCGCATTTCCACATCGCTGGCCGGAGGCTCGCGATCGGCGCGGAGCCCGATTTGTTGTTCGATGTCTCCAGCATGCTGCACGAGATGGGCGCGCAGGTCACTGCGGCCGTGACTACGACGCAATCGCCAGTGCTCGAGCGCGTTAAGACGAACGAGGTGCTGATCGGCGATCTTGAAGATCTGGAGGAACTCGCGAAGGCGCGCGCATGCGATCTTTTGATCACCCATTCGCATGGTCGCCAAGCCGCCGCACGGCTAAACATTCCGTTCTATCGCGCGGGATTTCCAATGTTCGATCGGATCGGCGCGGGACACCAGCTATCCGTCGGTTACCGCGGCACGCGCGATCTGATCTTCGATATCGCCAATCTCATTATCGCCGACCGCGAGGAAAATCACCAGCCGACGCCCGATACCTGGCGATCACGAACGCCAGCCTGCAGGTCCGGCCTCCACAGCTTTATTGACGCGACAGAGAGCTCGATTGCATGA
- the nifE gene encoding nitrogenase iron-molybdenum cofactor biosynthesis protein NifE — protein MGSLSATIQNIFNEPGCAKNANKSEAERKKGCTKQLQPGSAAGGCAFDGAKIALQPFTDVAHLVHGPIACEGNSWDNRGAASSGPSIWRTGLTTDMSETDIVFGGEKRLYNAIREILEKYNPAAIFVYQTCVPAMIGDDINAVCKAASRKFGKPVIPVNSPGFVGPKSLGCKLAGEALLEHVIGTEEPDHTTPYDINLIGEYNLSGELWQIKPLFDELGIRILSCISGDGKYREVASSHRARAAMMVCSKAMINVARKMEKRYGIPFFEGSFYGIQDSSDSLREIARLLVERGAPEDLIERTEAVIAREEARAWAAIEPYKPRFAGKRALLITGGVKSWSVVAALQEAGLDLIGTSVKKSTKEDKERIKELMGEHAHMIEDMMPREIYRMLKDAKADIMLSGGKSQFVALKAAMPWLDINQERYHAYMGYLGMVKLVEEIDKALFNPMWEQLRRTAPWDDKGNIRHLKAIAPTDPHAAEIALDHALAETTRRANKICLCKAVDFGTIEDAIRSRGLTSVEAVRQHTDAVGGCCKRRIEDILAAMPVSSPPALLQAAE, from the coding sequence ATGGGTTCGCTTTCAGCCACCATTCAGAATATCTTTAACGAGCCGGGCTGCGCCAAGAACGCCAACAAGTCGGAGGCCGAGCGCAAGAAGGGCTGCACCAAGCAGCTGCAGCCGGGAAGCGCCGCGGGCGGCTGCGCCTTCGACGGTGCAAAGATCGCGCTGCAACCGTTTACCGACGTCGCCCATCTGGTGCACGGGCCGATCGCCTGTGAGGGTAATTCCTGGGACAACCGCGGTGCAGCTTCATCTGGTCCCAGCATCTGGCGCACGGGCTTGACGACCGACATGAGCGAAACCGACATCGTGTTTGGCGGTGAGAAGCGACTTTACAACGCAATCAGGGAGATCTTAGAAAAGTACAATCCGGCGGCGATCTTTGTCTATCAGACCTGCGTTCCGGCCATGATCGGCGACGATATCAACGCGGTCTGCAAGGCTGCTTCTCGGAAATTCGGCAAGCCGGTGATTCCGGTCAATTCGCCCGGCTTCGTAGGTCCAAAAAGCCTCGGCTGCAAGCTTGCCGGGGAGGCCTTGCTTGAGCACGTCATCGGCACCGAAGAGCCAGACCACACCACGCCCTACGACATCAACCTGATCGGTGAATACAACCTGTCGGGCGAGCTTTGGCAGATCAAGCCGCTGTTCGACGAGCTCGGTATCCGCATCCTCTCCTGCATCTCGGGCGATGGCAAATATCGCGAAGTCGCCTCGTCGCACCGGGCGCGCGCCGCCATGATGGTATGTTCGAAGGCGATGATCAATGTCGCGCGCAAGATGGAGAAGCGTTACGGCATTCCGTTCTTCGAAGGCTCGTTCTACGGCATCCAGGACTCTAGCGATTCACTGCGCGAGATTGCGCGACTTTTAGTCGAGCGCGGGGCGCCGGAGGATCTGATCGAGCGCACCGAGGCGGTGATCGCGCGCGAGGAGGCGCGGGCCTGGGCCGCGATCGAACCCTATAAGCCTCGCTTTGCGGGCAAGAGGGCGTTGCTGATCACCGGCGGCGTCAAATCCTGGTCCGTGGTGGCGGCCCTGCAGGAGGCCGGACTCGACCTGATCGGCACCAGCGTCAAGAAATCCACCAAGGAGGACAAGGAGCGGATCAAGGAGCTGATGGGCGAGCACGCCCACATGATCGAGGACATGATGCCGCGCGAAATATATAGGATGCTGAAGGACGCGAAAGCGGACATCATGCTCTCGGGCGGCAAGTCGCAATTCGTCGCGCTCAAGGCGGCGATGCCCTGGCTCGACATCAACCAGGAGCGCTACCACGCCTACATGGGCTACCTCGGGATGGTGAAGCTGGTCGAGGAGATCGACAAAGCACTGTTCAACCCGATGTGGGAGCAGTTGCGCCGCACGGCGCCGTGGGACGATAAAGGCAATATTCGGCACCTCAAGGCCATTGCGCCGACGGACCCGCACGCCGCCGAAATCGCTCTCGATCACGCACTTGCCGAGACGACCCGCCGCGCGAACAAGATCTGCCTTTGCAAGGCAGTCGATTTCGGTACAATCGAGGATGCGATCCGCTCGCGTGGCCTCACCAGCGTCGAGGCAGTCAGACAGCACACCGACGCGGTCGGTGGCTGCTGCAAGAGGCGGATCGAAGACATCTTGGCGGCCATGCCGGTCTCCTCGCCGCCTGCCTTGCTGCAGGCCGCGGAGTAG
- the nifX gene encoding nitrogen fixation protein NifX, translated as MKVAFATQDLRRVDAHFGWAKNIAIYDVWPDGHVFLKAFQFDGDVKEDGNEDKLAPKLEAIKDCAILYVVAIGGSAAARVVANGIHPIKVNKPESILDLLEKLQRVLKGTPPPWLRKALARGQERTFDFEK; from the coding sequence ATGAAGGTCGCATTTGCTACCCAGGACTTGAGGCGCGTTGATGCGCATTTCGGCTGGGCCAAGAACATTGCCATCTATGATGTTTGGCCAGACGGGCACGTGTTTCTGAAAGCCTTCCAGTTCGACGGCGATGTCAAGGAAGACGGCAACGAGGACAAGCTTGCGCCCAAGCTCGAGGCGATCAAGGATTGCGCCATCCTCTATGTCGTTGCCATCGGCGGATCTGCCGCCGCGCGAGTGGTGGCGAACGGTATACATCCCATCAAGGTGAACAAGCCCGAGAGCATACTTGACCTGCTCGAAAAGCTACAACGCGTGCTGAAGGGTACGCCACCTCCCTGGCTGCGCAAGGCACTGGCAAGGGGACAGGAGCGCACGTTCGATTTCGAAAAGTGA
- a CDS encoding 4Fe-4S dicluster domain-containing protein, which translates to MAYKIMVSQCSVCGACEFECPNAAITLKNDTYMIDPKKCTECDEHFDTPQCAAVCPISDTCVPA; encoded by the coding sequence ATGGCTTACAAGATTATGGTCTCCCAGTGCAGCGTCTGTGGCGCATGTGAGTTCGAATGTCCCAATGCTGCAATCACGCTCAAGAACGACACGTACATGATCGATCCGAAGAAGTGCACGGAATGCGATGAGCATTTCGACACACCGCAATGCGCTGCCGTCTGTCCGATATCCGATACCTGCGTGCCTGCATAG
- the nifD gene encoding nitrogenase molybdenum-iron protein alpha chain, with product MSLVTTRSVAEIKARNKKIIEEVLKVYPEKTAKRRAKHLNVLEDGKSDCGVKSNLKSIPGVMTIRGCAYAGSKGVVWGPIKDMIHISHGPVGCGQYSWGSRRNYYVGTTGIDTFVTLQFTSDFQEKDIVFGGDKKLAKIIDEIQELFPLNNGISIQSECPIGLIGDDIEAVSRVKSKEYGGKTIVPVRCEGFRGVSQSLGHHIANDAVRDWVFDKVAPESKSKFESTPYDVAIIGDYNIGGDAWSSRILLEEMGLRVIAQWSGDGSLAELEATPKAKLNVLHCYRSMNYISRHMEEKFGIPWCEYNFFGPSKIAESLRKIADYFDDKIKEGAERVIAKYQPLVDAVIAKYRPRLEGKTVMLFVGGLRPRHVIGAYEDLGMEVVGTGYEFGHNDDYQRTAQHYVKDGTLIYDDVTGYEFEHFVEKMQPDLVGSGIKEKYVFQKMGVPFRQMHSWDYSGPYHGYDGFAIFARDMDIAINSPIWRKTKAPWKDVAKPKLLAAE from the coding sequence ATGAGTCTCGTCACGACGAGGAGTGTCGCAGAAATCAAGGCCCGCAATAAAAAGATTATCGAGGAAGTGCTCAAGGTCTATCCCGAGAAGACGGCGAAAAGGCGTGCCAAGCACCTCAACGTGCTCGAGGACGGCAAGTCCGATTGTGGCGTCAAGTCCAACCTCAAATCCATCCCGGGCGTGATGACGATCCGCGGCTGCGCTTACGCAGGTTCGAAGGGCGTGGTCTGGGGGCCGATCAAGGACATGATCCACATCAGCCACGGTCCGGTTGGCTGTGGCCAGTACTCGTGGGGATCGCGGCGCAACTATTACGTCGGCACGACGGGCATCGATACTTTCGTGACGTTGCAGTTCACTTCCGATTTCCAGGAAAAGGATATCGTGTTCGGCGGCGACAAGAAGCTCGCCAAGATCATCGACGAGATCCAGGAGCTGTTCCCGCTCAACAACGGCATCTCCATCCAGTCGGAATGCCCGATCGGCCTGATCGGCGATGATATCGAGGCGGTGTCCAGGGTGAAGTCGAAGGAGTATGGCGGCAAGACCATCGTGCCGGTTCGCTGCGAGGGTTTTCGCGGTGTGTCGCAGTCGCTCGGGCATCACATCGCGAACGACGCTGTGCGGGATTGGGTGTTCGACAAGGTCGCGCCCGAGAGCAAGTCAAAGTTTGAGTCGACGCCCTACGACGTCGCGATCATCGGCGACTATAACATCGGCGGTGACGCCTGGTCTTCCCGCATCCTGCTTGAAGAAATGGGCCTGCGCGTGATCGCGCAGTGGTCCGGCGACGGGTCGCTGGCCGAGCTCGAGGCAACGCCGAAGGCGAAGCTCAATGTGCTGCACTGCTATCGGTCGATGAACTACATCTCGCGCCACATGGAGGAGAAGTTCGGAATTCCGTGGTGCGAATATAACTTCTTCGGGCCCTCAAAGATCGCGGAGTCGCTGCGCAAGATCGCCGACTATTTCGATGACAAAATCAAAGAGGGCGCCGAGCGGGTGATTGCGAAATATCAGCCACTGGTGGACGCAGTGATCGCAAAATATCGCCCGCGCCTGGAAGGCAAGACCGTGATGCTGTTCGTCGGTGGTCTTCGTCCGCGCCATGTGATCGGCGCTTATGAGGACCTCGGAATGGAGGTCGTCGGCACCGGCTACGAATTCGGGCACAATGACGACTATCAGCGCACCGCCCAGCATTATGTGAAAGACGGAACGCTGATCTATGACGACGTCACCGGATACGAGTTCGAGCATTTCGTCGAGAAGATGCAGCCCGACCTTGTCGGCTCCGGCATCAAGGAAAAATATGTGTTCCAGAAGATGGGTGTGCCGTTCCGGCAGATGCACTCCTGGGACTATTCGGGTCCGTATCACGGCTATGACGGGTTTGCGATCTTCGCGCGCGACATGGACATAGCCATCAACTCACCGATCTGGAGGAAGACCAAGGCGCCCTGGAAGGACGTCGCCAAGCCGAAGCTTCTGGCTGCGGAATAA
- the nifK gene encoding nitrogenase molybdenum-iron protein subunit beta, with the protein MAQNAEHVLDHFELFRGPEYQQMLANKKKMFENPRDPAEVERIREWTKTPEYREKNFAREALTVNPAKACQPLGAVFASVGFEGTLPFVHGSQGCVAYYRSHLSRHFKEPSSCVSSSMTEDAAVFGGLNNMIDGLANSYNMYKPRMIAVSTTCMAEVIGDDLNAFIKTSKEKGSVPAEFDVPFAHTPAFVGSHVTGYDNALKGILEHFWDGKAGTAPKLERALNEKINFIGGFDGYTVGNLREIKRIFELMGVQYTILADNSDVFDTPTDGEFRMYDGGTTLEDAANAVHAKATISMQQWCTEKTLPFISDHGHEVVAFNYPVGVSATDEFLMALSRISGKDIPEELTRERGRLVDAMADSNAHIHGKKFAIYGDPDLCYGLAAFLLELGAEPIHVLATNGNKAWEEKIRALFAGSSFGQNCHAYRGRDLWHMRSLLFTEPVDFLIGNTYGKYLERDTGTPLIRIGFPIFDRHHHHRYPVWGYQGGMNVLVKILDKIFEEIDKNTNIAGKTDYSFDIIR; encoded by the coding sequence ATGGCGCAGAATGCAGAACACGTGCTCGATCACTTCGAGCTGTTCCGCGGTCCGGAATACCAGCAGATGCTGGCCAACAAGAAGAAGATGTTCGAAAACCCCCGCGATCCCGCGGAGGTCGAACGCATCCGCGAATGGACTAAGACGCCCGAATATCGTGAAAAAAACTTTGCGCGGGAAGCGCTGACGGTGAACCCTGCCAAGGCCTGCCAGCCGCTCGGCGCGGTGTTCGCCTCCGTTGGCTTCGAAGGCACGCTGCCCTTCGTACACGGCTCGCAGGGCTGCGTGGCCTATTATCGCAGCCATCTGTCGCGGCACTTCAAGGAGCCGAGCTCCTGTGTCTCCTCGTCGATGACGGAAGATGCTGCGGTATTCGGCGGTTTGAACAACATGATCGATGGGCTGGCCAACAGCTACAACATGTACAAGCCCCGGATGATCGCGGTCTCCACCACCTGCATGGCTGAGGTCATCGGTGACGACCTCAACGCCTTTATCAAAACGTCCAAGGAGAAAGGCTCGGTTCCGGCGGAGTTCGATGTGCCTTTCGCGCACACGCCAGCCTTTGTGGGTAGCCACGTCACCGGTTACGACAATGCGCTTAAGGGCATACTGGAGCATTTCTGGGACGGCAAGGCTGGAACAGCGCCGAAACTCGAGCGCGCCCTCAACGAGAAGATCAACTTCATCGGCGGCTTTGACGGGTACACCGTCGGTAATCTCCGCGAGATTAAGCGCATCTTCGAACTGATGGGCGTCCAGTACACCATCCTCGCGGACAACTCCGATGTGTTCGATACGCCGACTGACGGCGAATTCCGGATGTATGACGGCGGCACTACGCTGGAAGACGCCGCGAACGCGGTTCACGCCAAGGCGACAATCTCAATGCAGCAGTGGTGCACGGAAAAGACGCTCCCGTTCATTTCCGATCATGGCCATGAGGTCGTGGCTTTCAACTATCCGGTGGGCGTGTCCGCAACGGATGAGTTCCTGATGGCGTTGTCGCGCATCAGCGGCAAAGATATCCCAGAGGAACTGACGCGAGAGCGCGGCCGCCTGGTCGACGCGATGGCTGACTCCAACGCGCATATCCATGGCAAGAAATTCGCGATCTATGGCGATCCAGATCTCTGCTATGGGCTAGCTGCCTTCCTGCTAGAACTTGGCGCCGAACCGATCCATGTGCTCGCCACCAACGGCAACAAGGCCTGGGAGGAGAAAATCCGGGCGCTGTTTGCGGGCTCGTCGTTTGGGCAGAACTGCCACGCCTATCGGGGGCGAGACCTCTGGCACATGCGCTCGTTGCTGTTCACCGAGCCCGTCGATTTCCTGATCGGTAACACTTATGGCAAGTATCTGGAGCGCGACACTGGCACTCCGCTGATCCGAATCGGCTTCCCGATTTTTGATCGGCATCACCATCACCGCTATCCAGTGTGGGGCTATCAGGGCGGCATGAACGTGCTGGTGAAGATTCTCGATAAGATCTTCGAGGAAATCGACAAGAACACCAACATTGCCGGCAAGACTGACTACAGCTTCGATATCATTCGTTAA